In Candidatus Eisenbacteria bacterium, the genomic window ATCGAAGGCGACAAGGAACGACAGCAGAAGTTTCGCGGCGACGTGATCAGCGTGCGCGGCGCCGGTATGCGCAAGACGTTCACGGTCCGCAAGATCAGCGAAGGCGTCGGCGTCGAGCGCACGTTCCCGCTGCACGGACCCATGATCGCCGACATCAAGTTCATCAAGCACAACCAGGTGCGTCGCGCGAAGTTGTTCTACCTGCGTGGCAAGACCGGCAAGGCTGCTCGCCTCGCCACCGGAAGCCGCCAGGACTAGCAGGCACGCCCGGTGCGCGCCGCGTCCGAGACCCGCGTTCGCAAGGATGCGACCGGGAGCCGGCCGGCTCCGGTGTGGAAGCGACTGGCGCGCGCCGAATCGCGACTTGCGGGCGCCGATGTCGTGGTGGTCGGAGTCGACGAGGCCGGTCGCGGACCGCTCGCAGGACCGGTGGTGGCCGCCGCGGTGGTTCTGAATCGCGAGCTCGCCTGGGCGGGGCTTCACGACAGCAAGCAGCTCGATCCCGCCATGCGCGAAGCGCTCTACACCCGGGTCCTCTCCGACGCCCGCGCGTTCGCATGGGCGGTCATCGGCCCTCGCACGATCGATCGGGTCAACATCCGGTGTGCGTCGCTCGAGGCGATGCGACGTGCGGTCGCGCGGCTCGCGGTCGCGCCGGGGCTGGTGCTGGTCGACGGCGTCGACGTCATTCCCGGTGTGCGCTCGCCGCAGCGGGCGGTCGTCAGCGGCGACGCGACCCTGCTTTCGATCGCGGCGGCGTCGGTGGTCGCGAAGGTGGTGCGCGACCGCATCATGGAGCGGCTCGATCGAGTGTGGCCGGAGTACGGTTTCGCGCGTCACAAGGGCTACGGCACTCCGCAACACCTCGCGGTGCTCGAACGCCTCGGACCCTGTCCGCTGCACCGGTTCTCCTATCGACCTGTTTCACAGGCGGCGCTCGCGCTGGAGTAGGATGTGCCGCGGCGAGCGCGTCACGCGACGCGCTCCGCCACGCCTCCGCAACTTCGCCCCCGCGAGGAACGTCATGGGCATGGCAGCGTCACGGGGGCACGCGGGGGAGGCACTGGCCGCCGCCTATCTCGAGCTGGCGGGCATGCGAATCGTCGAGCGCAACGCTCGGATCGCCGGCGTCGAGGTGGATCTCGTGGTCGAGGACGGCGACACCGAGGTGCTGGTCGAGGTCAGATTTCGCGGTCGCACCGACTTCGGCGGCGCGATCGAATCGTTGAACGGCGCGAAACGCGCGAGGTTGCATCGCGCGGGAGTGGCGCGCGCCGGCCATTCCAGACGGGTGAGGATCGACGTGGTCGCGATCGAGCTCGAGCCCGGAGGAGCGCGGGTCCGACACGTGCGAAACGCGATCGAGGGATGATGAGAGCCCAGGGCCTCGCCCGCTTCCGAATTCCGCCGTCCCTCACGCGACGATGGCGCGCGCGGCTGCGCGCCCAGCGCCGCTGGTGGCGCGAGCGGTGGCAGTCGGGCGGCGAGCGCGACGTGCTGTTTCCGGCGGTCGGCGGCGGCATGGTGGCCCTGGAGACGCTCGCCGGGGGAGGCGCGCCGGGACCACGCATCGCGATCCTTCATGCGACCGCCGGAAGCGGTCACAAGCGGGCCGCGCAAGCACTCGCCGCCAGCATCAGTGCGCTGGACCCGAGCGCAACGGTGCAGGAGGTCGACGCACTGGTCTACGCCTCGCGCCTCTATCGCACCGGATACGGGCAGGGCTACAACGTGCTCGCCCAGCGCGCCCCCGCACTCTGGGGTGTGCTGTATCACTCGTGGGAGCTGGCGCCGTTCAAACGCGGCGCGAACACGGTGCGGCTGATGGATCGCTTGAACCTGCGCCGGCTCGCACGCGTGGTCGAGCGCGAACGGCCCGACGCCATCGTGTGCACGCACTTCCTGCCGATCGAGGCGCTCTCACCGCCGCGCGGGGGCCCACGGCTGACGGTGCCGCTCTACTGCGTGATCACCGACTTCGCCGCTCATCCGTTCTGGGCATTCGGTCACGTCGATCGCTACTTCGTCGCCAGCGAGGCGGTGGCCGACGAGCTGGCAGGCCACGGCGTACCGCGTGCTCGCATCGAGGTCACGGGGATTCCGATCGAGCCGCGCTTCGCGCTCACGCTGGGGCGCGACGAGGCGCGTCGGCGCCTCGGCCTGCCGACCGATCGGCCCATGGTGCTGGTGATGGGCGGTGGCAGCGGCGTAGGTCCGCTCGCGGAACTTGCGGATCGACTCGCGGCACTCGATTCGCGTCCGCTCGTGTGGGTGGTGTGCGGAACCCACGAGCGCGCGCGCGCCGAGATCGAGGCGCTGCCGGCCGCGGCGCGCGGCGACGTGCGTGCGCTCGGGTTCTCGAACGAGGTCGACGTGCTGCTCGAAGCATGCGACGTGCTCGTGAGCAAGGCCGGCGGGCTCACCTGCTCCGAAGCCCTGGTCAAGCAGACGCCGATGGTGATCTACCGTCCGACCCCGGGGCAGGAGGTCCGCAATGCACGATTCCTCGAGGCCGCGGGAGCTGCGGT contains:
- a CDS encoding glycosyltransferase: MRAQGLARFRIPPSLTRRWRARLRAQRRWWRERWQSGGERDVLFPAVGGGMVALETLAGGGAPGPRIAILHATAGSGHKRAAQALAASISALDPSATVQEVDALVYASRLYRTGYGQGYNVLAQRAPALWGVLYHSWELAPFKRGANTVRLMDRLNLRRLARVVERERPDAIVCTHFLPIEALSPPRGGPRLTVPLYCVITDFAAHPFWAFGHVDRYFVASEAVADELAGHGVPRARIEVTGIPIEPRFALTLGRDEARRRLGLPTDRPMVLVMGGGSGVGPLAELADRLAALDSRPLVWVVCGTHERARAEIEALPAAARGDVRALGFSNEVDVLLEACDVLVSKAGGLTCSEALVKQTPMVIYRPTPGQEVRNARFLEAAGAAVHADSLEDVAACVSRWLTDPAARERARSAARGLSHPTAAASIARRVLA
- a CDS encoding ribonuclease HII, with the translated sequence MRAASETRVRKDATGSRPAPVWKRLARAESRLAGADVVVVGVDEAGRGPLAGPVVAAAVVLNRELAWAGLHDSKQLDPAMREALYTRVLSDARAFAWAVIGPRTIDRVNIRCASLEAMRRAVARLAVAPGLVLVDGVDVIPGVRSPQRAVVSGDATLLSIAAASVVAKVVRDRIMERLDRVWPEYGFARHKGYGTPQHLAVLERLGPCPLHRFSYRPVSQAALALE
- the rplS gene encoding 50S ribosomal protein L19, with the translated sequence MRLIEKVEAAHLKADRPDLRSGDTVEISVRVIEGDKERQQKFRGDVISVRGAGMRKTFTVRKISEGVGVERTFPLHGPMIADIKFIKHNQVRRAKLFYLRGKTGKAARLATGSRQD
- a CDS encoding YraN family protein; protein product: MCRGERVTRRAPPRLRNFAPARNVMGMAASRGHAGEALAAAYLELAGMRIVERNARIAGVEVDLVVEDGDTEVLVEVRFRGRTDFGGAIESLNGAKRARLHRAGVARAGHSRRVRIDVVAIELEPGGARVRHVRNAIEG